Within the bacterium genome, the region TGTTGTGGCACCACACGCTGGAACAGGTCTTGGTGGTGGAGTCCCAGGTACCGCTCACCACCACCCCACCGTCAAAAACAACCTCGATCTGCTGGTTGACGTGCCGTGTGCGGTCGTTGATGGTCCAGCCGTCGGCTGGGTTGGTGTCGGTAATGATGTTGTTGTGACACACCGAGCAGTTGTAACGGCCATGCTTGGTGGTGTCGATGTGGCTATTGGCCTTTGTGCTGGAGGCGGAAATACCGCTGCCGGGTGAGTAGATAGCATCACCGGAACCGCCGTTGGCGTAGTCGGGCGCGCCAAAATAGCTCGTGCCGGCCGCGTCAGTCCTGTTGGAACCGTGGCACCCCTCGCAGGAGAGGGTGGTGGAAACGTCATCATCCCAGGCCTGCTCGAGCACCACCGCCGTGTTGTACCGGTCGACTCCCTGGCCGTCACCGTGACAATAGAGGTTCAGGCAGACGTTGGGGGTAGTGGCGTTAATGGAGTAGGAGGGGCTGTACTTGTTGGGCCCTTCGGGCAGGACGTTGGTATTGATCTGGGCGTTGAACACCACGTTGCGGAAGGTTTCCGGGTTGCTGGTTGAAGTGTTGTGGTAGGAGGAATCGGGGCCGTGAATGTGGCAGACCTCGCAGCTGTACCCGTAGCCGGTGGTGCCGGCATGAAGAGCGTGGGGAGTCTTGTCCTCGGCCTTGAAGTGCCCGGAGTCTGCGTAACCGGTGGCAAAGCCGTCGGGACCGGAACCGTAGTTGGCCGACGGCGGCTGCCCGTGGCAGGTGGTACAGGAGTCAGAAGCGCCAAAGGAACCTGTCGTGTTGTCGTGGAAGTGGCACGAGTCGCAGTTGCCTGTGTAGCCAACCCCGCCGGTGTGCGGCGTTGTGTTAGCCGGCGATGTGCTCATGATCGAAGCGATGGGGCCAGGACCAGTGGGGACACCGTGGCAATCAGCGTTGTCACACAGCCAGCCGCTGAAGTTGGTGGTTCCCATGAAAGTGCTGTCGAAGTAGGCGCCGGCGGTACCGTAGTAGAGGGAGCCTGACGGTGAGGCTACCGGCACGGCGTTGCGCACCATGGTGATGTTGCTGCCCACCCCGTAACCGTGGGGATCGTGGCAGTCAAGACAGCCCACCTGGACATTGCTGCCGCCATGGGGAAATTTGTCAGCGTGACAGTTGGAGCTTACGCAGTTGGACAGAAGGGTCTTTTGAGGATCGGACAGACCGGATTTCTGGGTTGTGTCGACGTAAAAGGAGAGTCTGTCGCCGGTGATCGTCCCGTCCGCGTTAAAGTGTGGATCGTTGACATCGTGGCAGGTGGTACACACGATGTTGCTGGTGGCCTGGAAACGGCCGTGACCTCTGCCGTAGAAGTCGCTGCCGGCCCTGTTGGACGGAGGATCATCGAACGTGTGGCAGATCCCGCAGTCGTCCCTCTCCACCCTGGTCCCATCTGATTTTTTAACGGTGATGAGAGAAACGTTGTCCGGTGAGTTGTGAATATCGTGACATCCGGTGGGCGCCCCGTCGGTGCTCAGACAGCCCTGGATAGTCGTGGTGAAGGAGGAGCCCTCCAAAGAAAGGATGCCGGGGGCCGTGTAGCTGTGCTGCTTGCTGTTTGCCAGGAAGATAGGGGTGGGGTAGTTGGTGTCGTGACAGGCGCTGCACATGACGTTCCCGTCGGCGTTGTAGGGGGAAACGAGCGTGCTGCCGTGGGTGTAGAAGGTACTGGCCGCTATCAGTTGGCTGTTGGTGGTCCAGCCCACCGCTGAAGTGTCGATGGCGTGGATGTCAGGGTTTAGCCGGTTTAAACCGCCGTCAACATAGGTGACGTTGGTGTGACAGTCTACACAGTCCAGGGCACCTCCATCGTCAACATCGTTGGATACAAAAAGATCTACCGGGTGCTTTGACAGGGAATAGTCTGAAAAGTGGTTTTTGACCGCAACCTTGTTGGTGCGAATAGTGGAGTCGTCGTGGCAATAGACACAGGGCAGGTGATTGTTGACCTGCCACCCGCCGTTGATGATCTCCACCATCCGGGCATCCTTCTTGATAAGCTGGGTGCCCGTAATAACCATATCTTTGGCGCCGCCCACCGCGTGACAGTCGTAGCAGTTCTCCTCTGCCAGCTTGTGGGCTGCGAAAGCAGGAACCGTTCCCCCCAGAAGAAAAGCGGCCGCACAAAAGAGCATTAATATACGGATGGATACGGATGGGACGAACCTGTCCAACTCCATTAAAAGGCTCCTGAAAGGCTTAAGTTCCATCAATTTTAACGTGAAGGAACCAGATCATGCTTTAACACATCACTTGATGTCTAATACAACTTCCCACAGGAAAAGTTACACCCTCTGAATGCCCATTATTAAAGGGTTTTCCAAAGATAAACGACTATACCTTAAAACCCCAGGTGGAGCAATTTATGTCTATATTTTCGAGCAGGATGCGTGCCAAGGGATATAGCGTATAATATCCTTATATATCAAATACTTAAGACCACACATGTTGGCAAGGCCCTGACTGTGGTGAAGTTATACAACGCTTTATGAGTGATATGGCGTAACTGGTGTCAGGAAGTGGGTGCAAAATCCCCATTCTGACAGTCAAGTATGCACGAAATCAGTGAAAGACTTCAATTGCAGTCATGCCGGTTGCGACGACGTGTCATGGCATAGCAGACATGTGAGGGCATAACTACCAGCGACGCCCCAAAGCGAAGACGGAAGTTCGAAAAACGAAGACGGGTGGCATTCGGTATGGAAAAAACCTCTTGCAAAATGATCCTCGTATTTGCAGACAAAAAAGAGCCCGTCAGGGCTCTTTTTCACACTACTTACAGCGGCTTACGCCACTATCAATTTACTTCCAATTTCAGGTATCTCGTGGCAACTACAACTCGAATCAGTAAATAAAACTGCTACAGGAGTCGCAGTTCCGCGTCTCGGGTTTCTGAATCTGCTACTTCAGCAAGGATGAACGGATGATGAACCGACGACCTTCGGTGCGATATAGCGGCGTTTCATAGTTGGACCTCCTCTTTGAAAGTTAATTCCGAATTCAAGATTCCAAATTCCAAATATATTGTTTAAACACTAAGGTTGATGGACTCGCAAAAAGTCTATCAATGCGCCCCGCGCGGGGCGCCCAAATCAATGACTCGCACTGTAAGTCATTGATTTGTAAGGAAAGGGAAAACGACGCTTTTCCCTTTCCGTGGAGCGAAAAGTCCCGGATTGGACTTTTTGCGACTTTATCAAGGTTACTCACTAACATACCCTAACGTGTCACCGGATTCAACCTTGAGCTAATCGCAAGCGACTTCTACTGCTGTCATCGCTACCCTTACCGAGGGAAGCCATCCTAAAGGAAAAACGGCCAGAGGAGACGTTCTAACAGGAAGGATACCGCTCTTTTCACCAAGGGGCGTTTTGCTACCCAGGATGCTGGCTCAGGTGAGTAAGTGTAGTACTGGTCCACTAACCATGTACCTGGAGCGTTGGTTATAAGCCAGTCATCCCTGAAAGCCCTCAGGCGGTCCGTTCTCCAGTGCTCCGATCCCCAAAGAGCTGTGGCCACGAAGCACGGGCCTCCCCCGCCCCCGCTGCTCTTGGGAGCGGGAAGTACCGGGAGTTGAAACGTCTCCTCGCTGAAATTGAGGTTGTCGTCGACCATCAGTACAGTTACTGAAAACCACGAGAAGGCCGCCGCAGGCTGAGTCATAGTGAAGACAAACTCCCCGTCCCCGGTGGACCGGGCCAGGGCGGGAAGATCACCAAAATTAACCAAAGTCACTGAAACAGAAGCAAAATCAGGCGAGTCTATTGTGGCCCTGACACCGCGGGCTGTGTTGGGCATACCCGCGTGTTTGACCTCCAGACTTAAACGTACTTCGTTGCCAGCGGTGATCCACGCGTCATCATCACCGTCGTCGAAGGTGCCGCCCGCTATCACGAAGGAACCGGCACGGGTGGTGCCTGAGTACCCCATGGTACTGCTGCTGTGGGTGATGATATCGACCGTCATGAGGTAGTCAGCCAGGTCCGCGTCGCTCAGGGGGCCAAACCCGTTGACAATATTGATCCCGGTATCAACTCCCCCATTGTCCTTGTTATTGGGATCAGGTGCGCTGAACACATAGAAATCATCCCGTCCCTGCCTGTAGAAATCGCCCTAGATCCCGGTCACGGGAAAGTCCGGAAAATCGCCAAAGTTAGCCTGATCGTCCAGATCCGTATTGGAATCGGCCTCCTCAAGATCGACCCCCTTATGGCTCGGGTCGTCGTTGGGATAGTTTGCCAGGTCTCCACCGGGGAAAATAACATTTTCATCCACATGAAACAGCAGAACGGCACCCTCGTTATCGTAGTTAAAGCCGCCATCGTAGGTGCCGGTGCCCCCGTTCTGACGGTGTTCAATGAGGAAATACTCACTGGGGTTCCACGGTGTCATGGTATTCCAGGAAGAGGAGGACCAGATCTTGACAACCTGGGGATAGTCCACCGGCTCCGGGTCCTGGGCGCGCCAGATCTGGAAGGCTGTGTCGGCGTGAAGAGCTATGGGCTCGGCCCAGCCCAGATAAGTACGGAACCAGGCCGAGGGAAGGCCGGGGTATTTCCAGGAGGAATTGGCGGCCGTAAAGAGATCGTCGTGGGTCTTCATGCCGTAAAGACCGAAGGACATGAGGTCGTAGTGGCCAAGACCGTAGGAGGCCTGATCGGGGTCATAGAGGTCTGGCAGCCCCAGTATGTGGGCGAACTCGTGGACCAGGGTCCCGAGGGTCTCCTGGTACGTCCCGACGGTCCCCCTGCCATGACTGCCGTCACCGTCCGAGGCATCGGGGTCCCTTTCCGGGACCATGGCCCAGTCGATGACCTTGACCCCGTCGGCCGTCCACTCCTGCCCGGACGGAAAGGACTCGTAGTGGCTGGCCATGTGAAACGACGCTTCGGGCTGGGTGAAATATTAGGCGGCCGGGCCCGCGTGGACGATCACTAAAGCATCCAGCACCCCATCGTCATCGAGGGAACCGGGCACACCGTCCGGGCCGTCGTTGTCGAATTCCGAAAAATCAACCCCTGACACTGTATAGGCATGATCAAGGGCGTCTTCCACCATCCCGCGATGGTCCCACGGATAAGTTCCAAAACCGCTCTGGGAGCTGACATAGTATGAATAGCTCTGGGGCATATCCACAATGACCACGGAACCGACAGCCGCGCTTTCAAGTTCGAGCCTGCCCCCCGATACGACGCGGTAATAATCGGCGAAGCCGGGAGAGTCCGAATAAAGAAAGGCCGGGTAGTTGGCTGCAATGGTTGTGGAAAAAGCCTGGTCGGTGAAAGAAAGCAGGAGAAAAAGAGGCTGTATCGTTTCGGTGGTAGAGATGCCTGGAAGGGGGACAGCTGCCAGAGGTACTATCCCTAAGCTTTCAACTTTTCCCGATGAATTATCACCCTGGTCTTTCGACTTTGACTTGATTATTTTCCTGTTTTTCTTCGGTGCCCTGATGGGTCGATTCAATCTCTCGGAGCGTTTCTCTGGAGGTATGATTACCGTACCCGGATGGGCGGGGGGTGCGGCGTTGGCCAAAGGGGCAAAGTAAAGCATGGGCAAAACCAGCACCAGAGCCTTGAAAACACCCTTAAAACTGTGATCTGAACCGATCATGTCTGCCTAAAGCCTTCCCCCCATTGTTTCAATTTTGTAACAATTATAACCTAATGTGGAAGCTGATACTAGGATCCCGGTTTGTCTTCGCGAGCCCAATTATAGTCAATTTCCATATTCTTCCTCCCCCTGTTGAGGGGGGAGGATCGAGGTGGGGGTGAAAGGAACCTGCCCGCGCGACGCGATCCCGGTT harbors:
- a CDS encoding CxxxxCH/CxxCH domain-containing protein, with the protein product MELDRFVPSVSIRILMLFCAAAFLLGGTVPAFAAHKLAEENCYDCHAVGGAKDMVITGTQLIKKDARMVEIINGGWQVNNHLPCVYCHDDSTIRTNKVAVKNHFSDYSLSKHPVDLFVSNDVDDGGALDCVDCHTNVTYVDGGLNRLNPDIHAIDTSAVGWTTNSQLIAASTFYTHGSTLVSPYNADGNVMCSACHDTNYPTPIFLANSKQHSYTAPGILSLEGSSFTTTIQGCLSTDGAPTGCHDIHNSPDNVSLITVKKSDGTRVERDDCGICHTFDDPPSNRAGSDFYGRGHGRFQATSNIVCTTCHDVNDPHFNADGTITGDRLSFYVDTTQKSGLSDPQKTLLSNCVSSNCHADKFPHGGSNVQVGCLDCHDPHGYGVGSNITMVRNAVPVASPSGSLYYGTAGAYFDSTFMGTTNFSGWLCDNADCHGVPTGPGPIASIMSTSPANTTPHTGGVGYTGNCDSCHFHDNTTGSFGASDSCTTCHGQPPSANYGSGPDGFATGYADSGHFKAEDKTPHALHAGTTGYGYSCEVCHIHGPDSSYHNTSTSNPETFRNVVFNAQINTNVLPEGPNKYSPSYSINATTPNVCLNLYCHGDGQGVDRYNTAVVLEQAWDDDVSTTLSCEGCHGSNRTDAAGTSYFGAPDYANGGSGDAIYSPGSGISASSTKANSHIDTTKHGRYNCSVCHNNIITDTNPADGWTINDRTRHVNQQIEVVFDGGVVVSGTWDSTTKTCSSVWCHNTASPQWGQTTTCTSCHNNGTNDGLLVNAAPLTGQHAPHIANTVYVSNCESCHGTGANSGDQVGHVDQSASFGSQVSAYIDSTGTCTNNCHGVVDGRDWTSGTTLDCVDCHNNAGGTLVAGGVTAAIDSITGPPTGRHSVHLDNATYIPNDCVDCHGHKGGPSATVPTHIDGPTVDDITMAAEVGTWYAGTGGCANTCHLVDAALAGDWLDSPNALNCTDCHSATGLRLERGWPPDQGQHVVHRNNTAYVDSGVGDCVDCHNDNNAPNTHSTLDSVVTSPVLGTSISAFNGTDSTCVNICHLAGDTDEWLTGAILCTDCHSGSYIGGNSFAPASGLHAVTGTDANGQAFVPHDETLSAGRCANCHTATPSATHMDAVFDTPAAAFTSTINWAYDGTDSQSFCLGETTGCHVDGAKLYRLWDAAADCTICHGKDSAASIGGYEAPANDGGSNSGSFTYGHTSVALNAAANTTGGDHDACTDCHWGIGSTDAGLADHVDRGAISATLDVGYSYSRTTGKCSTNCHAGSGDIWLWQYTSNVPLNAYTTTLPCGQCHSNKGLPPTSGSHTAHFDAIAAGAGSDSDYTECETCHGPPLGGAWDAVGYPHQNGTVNFNTALVTYDNNATATTVDDDTCTTTVCHSPGGNPAVWGDAGAPWDSTGTGSSFDCDECHYWSLTP